GATTCTGACCTTTTCTTCACTGACGGCTGCAACCCAAAACCCCCCACGCCAACATTCTTATTTAAACTCCAATCTTTTTCATTTCTGGTAAAACAGAGGAAAACccacttttttttcttaaaggaAAACCATACAgttttgataaagatgaaattTGGGAAAGAATTTGCTTCCCAAATGGTTCCTGAATGGCAAGAAGCCTACATGGATTATAATTATCTAAAGGGTGTGTTGAAAGACATATCATGTTTCAAGAAGAAAAATGCACCATTACCTGAAGTTGCAGCCACCCCAAAAGGCTCATTAAAGAGAAGGATATCTATGTACAGAGCTTTTAGTGGATTACAAAGTAGATTCAGTTTCAAAGGTTCTCCTGGTAGAAGTGAcaatgaagatgaagaagttatTTTAGTAAGTTCACTGCAGCAAGAAGGATCCCAAGGACACCATCAAACTATGTTTCTTATGTCATCTGAACAAGGTGGAGAATATGAGATGGTTTTCTTTAGAAGACTTGATGATGAATTCAACAAGGTGATAACTTTTTACAAGAAAAAAGTAGGGGAAGTGAAGGCTGAAGCTGATGAGTTGAGTAAACAAATGGATGCACTTATTGCTCTAAGAATTATGGTTGATAAACCTTCAATTGCAATGCACAGTGACCAAGTGATGATGGATCCTTCAACCAATGATGATAGTACTTTGTCTCCAGCATCAGTGGTTCCTACTCATATGAGAAGTCCAGGTTAGTCCAATCTCTCAAATACTCCAAGTCTCTAACCTGTGGCGTATAGGTCACACGGAGACTTATCTGTAATTTGTTtgaattcatgttttacccGAATACAGGTGGGTCACATATGGAGGCAATTCAAGAAGTTGAGATGACTGGTGAAGAAATTCTAGAAGAGGAATCAACATcagagaaaagagagaaagcAAAGAAGAATCTCATGGGTTTTAGGCCTGCTccaattgagattttggacAATGTAAAAATCAATATTGATCCCGCAACACCTATCTCGACTTTGAAAAATGTGATCAAGTGTTCAAAAGCAAACTTAAAATTCAGCAAAGATGAACTTAGAAAAGCTGAagaacaaatgaaaaaggctttGGTTGAGTTCTATAAAAAGCTTAGACTTCTGAAAAGCTACCGGTAATGGTGCAAACTCTTTCTCCCAAATGAGGACTTATAGCTGTTTTTGTTTTCACTTTAACTAACACTTTGCTACTTGTTGTATTAGTTTCTTAAACGTGTTGGCGTTCTCCAAGATCTTGAAGAAGTATGATAAGGTACTACACTGAAGTTATCGATAACTATTTGGcaataaaaagtaaaagtttgaattttggCTTTTAACCCTGCAATTTATTTATACAGACCACTTCAAGGAAAGCTTCTAAATCATACTCAGATATGGTTGATAAATCTGATCTTGGTAACTCAGATGAGGTAcatttccttcaattatttcACTTGCAACTATAGTTTGAAGGTTGAACTTCTCATCAATCTTTGCCCTTTGTTAGATTAACAAGCTCATAGAAAGAGTGGAGGTTACGTTCGTAAAACATTTTGTCAATGGAAATCGAAGGAAAGGAATGAaatatttaagaccacaagCTAAAAGAGAGACTCATCGAGTAACATTTTTCATGGGTAAGGATGCAtccttattattaataaaaGGTCAAAGGACAGATTCTGCTGGTTCAGCTGAACCTATTGCATTCAGTTTGAACTATGTAACTGATACACTTTTCACCTACAGGTTTGTTCTCTGGCTGCTCAATAGCATTAGTGGCAGCTATTGTTGTAGCGATACGTGCAGGGCACCTTCTAGAGCATGTCGGTCGCGGGCAGTATATGGATAACATATTTCCACTCTATAGGTGAACTAACCATCTGTCTTTTACAAATTCATATTGATTCTTTCCTAATGTCTGTCTACAAGCGAAACCATGTTTTAAGCAAGACATATGAGTAATGATTATCCCTCTAACATTGCAGCCTATTTGGATACATTGTCCTCCATATGCTCATGTACGGGGCGAATGTATACTACTGGAAGCGTTTTCGGGTCAATTATCCCTTCATATTTGGCTTCAAGCAGGGAACAGAGTTGGGTTACAAACAAGTTTTCCTCCTTGCTTCTGGTCTTTCAGTACTTGCATTGGCTGCTGCACTCTCCAACCTGGATATGGATATGAACCCGACAACAAAAAGTTTTGAGACAATGAAAGAGCTGATCCCACTTCTGTTGGTGTTTGTAAGTTTAGGAACATTAGTTCTCCTTCTACTTTCATTCTACAACTGACCTATTCAAAAAATTTGAACCCCCTAATGATCTTAAATCCTTCTTTTCAGGTTCTTATTTTGATAACTTTTTGTCCTCTGAACATTTTATATCGTTCAAGTCGTTTCTTCTTGTTAAGAACTGCCTGGCACTGCCTATGCGCTCCCCTCTATAAGGTACCAGCAGTTTGTTTAAGAGATGTACAGATTCACACGCATTAATATCACAGGAAGTGCATACATACTAAAATGTCTTACATCAATTTGCAGGTTACTCTTCCAGATTTCATCTTGGCAGATCAACTTACCAGCCAGGTTCGACACTCGGCCTTTTTCTATATGGGAAACTTCTACactataccaaaataggatcCAAAATGTTGATAATTCAGTCAGTATAATGTGCAAATTGTTCTGTGCTTGTCGCAAAAAACCAAACTGTGCTCTTGTATTTCAGGTTCAAGCAATTAGAAGTTTGCAATTCTATGTCTGCTACTATGTATGGGGAAACTTCAAAACAAGATCAAGCACATGTCAAGACAGCAGTGTTTACCAGATCTTATACATAGTCGTTGCAATTATTCCCTTTTGGTCTCGGTTTATTCAGGTTTGAGAATTTTTACACCCAGCAAATCATCATTCCTATTTCCCACTATAGATATCTTGATAATTATGTAATATGGTGCTTCGTATGATTTCTTGATATATACAGTGTCTTCGTCGCTTATTTGAAGAGAAAGATTCGATGCAGGGGCTTAATAGcctcaaatatttctcaactATTGTTGCTCTTGTAATGAGGACACTATATGATCAGAAGAGAGGAACCTTTTGGAAAGTAATGGCAGCATCAACTTCAGGAATTACTACAGTTGCAAACACTTACTGGGACCTTGTCATAGATTGGGGTCTATTGCAAAGGAATTCCAAAAATCCCTGGTTGAGAGACAAGCTACTTGTGCCACACAAGATTGTCTACTTTGTTGCCATTGTAAGTGCGGGCACAAGTTTCGAAAATCAGTTATAAAAAACTCGCAGCGAAATCAAGTTTTTTGATGATTGAAGTCTTAATGCAGGTTCTTGACATTCTTCTTAGACTAGTATGGATGCAGTTGGTTCTAGATTTTCAAGAACTACCTCATCTGCACAAGAAAGCTTTTGTTGCAATTGTTGCCTGTTTGGAAATCCTTCGCCGAGGCTTGTGGAACTTTTTCAGGTCAGATACATTACCTATTGAGTTTAAATTCTATACATCGACTATTTAAAGAACATTCACAGACATTACAAAAAATAACTACTGTCCCTAAAAGGTGGAATGAGTAACGACAGGTTACCTGGTCGTATGCTACAACATGTTTAGATACACAGATATTGTTAAGAATCCTTGCACTgtcagtatatatatacacataagtTAAATCCTATCTATTTCATCACAGAAATTTGATGAGTTAGCCAGGTACTTGTGTATTTATTTTACTTCACATAGAAGATACTGCTTTTCTCACAGTAGTACTTTTTCTGCTGTTTTTACTGTTCAGGTTGGAAAATGAGCACTTAAATAACGTTGGGAAATATCGTGTCTCCAAGTCTGTACCACTCCCTTTCAACTACGACGAAGACAAGAGTATGTAAAAGGAAAATCAAAGGAATCCAGAGTAGTCGAGATTCAAAAATGATCTTCTTTTTCCTTGGTTCCTCTTTTCTTGTATAATTCTTCGACTCATGTCAATGGTGCTTATAACGAAGTTTTGTTCATGAAATTAGACAGTGTATAGGACGAAAAGAAAGTTAATTCCAGCCTCTATATTAAGGATTAAAAGTGGAAGAGGAGATATCCATAATCAAGAGGCTAAAAATGTTCTTTTATGTTTTTGCTCAGATTTCTACGTTCTATGTATTGTTGTATCTGAATTTAATGTGCCTTTAGCTGATCTTTTCCTTTAGTCATGTCTCATAGTATTATTTTCTTAGGAAAATGATTGATGTATGACATTAGCATAACCATGACAAAAACAATAGCTGAAGAATTACAGCTAATATATATCCGTCCACATCCAGCTTTCTTCATCAAAAGAGTTCCAAAATATTTAACAAGGCAATCAATGCTCGAGGTCCCATAGCTTTCGAAAATTTCACATGAAAATGACTGGCAAGGCCATTATCTAGTTCTTATGAAGGACAAACGTCCAATCAACTTAAGTGGACACGTAATAGTAGAAGAACGAAGGAATATAATATGGATTAGGCACAGTACATAAACACACTTCATTTGAGTGTtgttttatgtattatgcctataGATTAGACTGACAACATAATACTCCTTTTCTATATGAAAACACACTTCATATCTGTTGATCAAAACTCGCGACATAGTTAGATTGGACACATAATAAACACACCATTAACAGAAATGGTAGCACCTATATCTTAAGAGTGTTCGAGTTTTGAAAAGACTAACTTCGATGCTACACATCTTCCCCAGAATGTATAACTTAGAAGGTTTTGCCCTCTAAAAGTTTCAAACAAATGAGAAGCAATCCAAGAATCACTAAAGTCCAGTTAGTGCTAAAAGTTATAGCTGGAGAGCAATTTATTCCAGAACAGTAGTATACAATGAAGAAGCAAACCACTGGGCAAACTAGAACGGTGAACTCTATTCCGGTGGATGGGAATCCTCTTGACCTGTATCTTTATCACTCTGAGAGGCAACCAACTGGTCTGAATCAGAGTTTTCTGCAGTTATAGCGCCTGTGCTATCATTATCTTGGTTACCAAAGATATATGAAAATGATAGTGGATTATATGTGGAGCTTGCCTTCTTCAGTCCCTGAATAGCTTTGATTGCCGCAAGTGTACTTCGATATATATCCACATTATCTTCCCCAAGTGGCAGTGCCAAAGAAACATTTGAAGCATAAGAAGTAGTTCCTCCTGCAGTAGCATCTGATTCTACAACTTCTGCTTCCAAAGGAAATAGGAGCTCAAGATTTTCCTCACACTCACGAACTAATCTATTTAGAGGCTCCGTTGTAAAGAAGGGCTGATCAAGAGCAAGTTGTGTGAAAGGAAGACGCAACAATCTCCCAGTTCTTTTATCAAACTTCTTCAAAATCTTAACAAGACCTGAGGGAAAAAACAATTTGTTATGGAAAGCTGATGGAACTTGCCTTGCATAAAATTTAAACAGGCTCTACATGAGGTTGTTATTCCGTTAAAACAAGAGCAATACGATACTTGAAACACACATGCTTGAGCAATGGTAACTAACTGATATCACAAATATATGCTTTAAATAGAGTGTAACTGCTGCGGTACCTGCAAAATTTAGAGAGCTGTAATTTTTAAGAAGAACCATCTCCCCGTGTATGGCAACAAAGTCTTTACGTATACCCATCACTTCATCACTAAATTCACTGTCTTTTGTGAGAACTCCATCTTTGCCACTCTTCTCCTTCACTCTTTCAATTCGTTCCTTCAATTCCTAGTATAGAAGTAGATAGGATAAGATCAATTTGCATACGAAAGACAATTACAATTGATACCCACAtatttgagtatttttttttttcacttctAAATTTTTACTTGCTTACTCTGGGGCATGTTTTCTTGAACCCTTCCTTCCCAATCCTACCTCTCCAAGAccaagaaaagagaaagagaactAAATTTCCTACTTTCAGTCCCCTTCTGGAACTCCATTAGAGAGATCGATCCAAGTCCAAATGAAAAAAGTTCCCTTGATAAattcaaacatatatatttttccttattGCCCATCAACCGCCACAAGTGAATGTCATCCTCCACGGCATACCAACAAATCCAAAAAGGAATGAACTTCTAAATATCATATATTGCATATCTCATTTCACCACCTAACAATCCTAATACAAGACTAAGCTAGATATCAATCTTCCACCCAAGGCATGAAACAGATGAGAGTAACTTCGAAAGTCTAACTTCCTCCCTTCCAAGTTTCATCAAATTCTGATTAGTGCAAAGAAAAAAGGGGGGAAATGCTCATTATGATATCGCGCCAAATGTCGTTGTCAAGATCAAACCTGAGCCCATGCATGATTCAGATAAATTGTTCATCATTCATGAAAATTTGACAACTTGTATAAAGCTAGCATTATGGAGACCAAGGGACCCAACTAAATCAAATTAAGGGGAAAAAATAAGATATTGATTGACATTAGCTATAGTCAAATAGCACATACTTTTCACCTTGAGTGCTTTTTATCTCCACGAAGAATGcttcaatttaaatttatatgttAATCTGTCACCCTACAATAGTTTTATACAAAGCATAAAAGTATCCAAGGACCAACTAGTTAGTTGTAGTGAATCAAAAAATATCTGTTAGACTGCTACTAGCATCAAATGTTAGCATGACTCATTGCTAACTCCTACTATGTATAGTGCTTATTAACAAACAAAACTTGCAGTAGAAAATAGCACAATGAACCGGCAGTTGTGGGAAAAGAGAAATAAACTGTCAAACCCTTTCCAAACTAGGCAGTAATCATACAACAACGATGAAACTAACTGGCAGCACCATCAAATTTGGAGGAACTTTTCTTAGGCAATCTAAGTTTAGGGATGCCATGTTGTACCCATATGCAACACATAATGACATGAAAGTTCCCTCCATAATCTCCACATTGTAAATGTCACTTTAAAAAGGATACCTTTCGGAAATGGTGGGAGACAGATGTTAAAAAAGGAATGAGACCATACTATAGAGCTATCCCTAGCTTTATAATATAGGAACTTTGGAGAAGGAGGAATAGAATGAAACATGAGGGAAAGAAGACATCAATTGAGGGAGTTATTCTTAATATTACCAGGAACATTTTCATGATGATACAAATGAAGAATCCTAATATGAAATGTCCTAATAATTGGCCAGATATGATTAAAGAATTAGAAGGTTACAATCCCAAGATGAAGATAACAAGAGTATTGTGGGATTTTCCACCAGTAGGCTGGCTAAAATACAATACAAATAGAGCTTCGAGGGGAAATCCAGGTATAAGCTCCTATGCCTTTTGTTTGAGGAATGAAAGAGGGGATTTACTCTATGAAGGGGGAGTTACTATTGAAAACACGACTAACACTATAGCAGAGGCGAAGACATTCTAGAAGCATGTAAACATAACAGGCAGGAACAAcacaataatataatcattcaaACAGACTCTATGCTATTGTACAAGATTCTAGAAGAAAAATGGTCATGTCCCAGGATAATCACAGAGATGGTGACAGAAATCAAAATATCTTTACAGAAAAAACAACATACATTCCAGCATATTCTCAGGGGAGGAAATCAACTAATAGACTACTTGGCAAATATTACAATCGATAAAAGAGGGTGCAACTACTAAGATTTCAGCAGTTTGAAAGTAGCAGGAAGAAAGATCATTAATAGTGATAAACTAAAATGTCCCTATTTGAGAGTAACTCCAGCTAAGGGATAGAGGGGACAAGGAGGTTCAAAGTGTTAGgtatttgtttttggttgtttgtttatttctttcctAGTCGATTGGGCCATGTAGGGGATGAGCATTGCCCGAGGAGGTGTAAGGTGGTGTTTATACTCAttaattcatcaataaaataccaaaatttatttaaaaaaaacaataagtTCAAATATGTTATTTAAAGTATTACAATCAAATGGACCTGAATAGAGTAGAATGGTATAAGAGGATTCATACACCTAATCTGAGATAAAGGCTTTGTTTGATGATGGATTGACAGGCTGTTTGTACGATATTTAACTACATAAATCAAGGTAGGTTGTTCTGTTGATTAAACACCTAAGAGTTTGGCCAAGTAATCAAAGAAGTGGGTGAACACCTTGGAGACTAGAGTTTAAATCCcagtgagaaaaaaaaaactaggtgATTTTCCCCATATGTGATATGCAAAAGCGTTGATAGTTAGAGTTACCTATATCTATATTGGTGGGAGGTAGCAGGAACTCGGTAGAATCAAGGTGGACATAAATTCGCTCGGGACCACCGTTATAAGATTAAAAATAACGTAGGTCGTGTTGATTATGACAGGAGTATTATAATTTAAGTATGTAGGGTcattttcttaaaatagttcAACAAGTTTGAAAGGCACTAAGGTGGAATATACCATCAATATACTCTTATGCTTCAGCTTAACTAAGAATATTCTCCAGGTAGCTCCTGTGATACCTTCTCCCTGACcacttatttatttgtttttgcgTATATCTATCTCCTCTCACCTTGCTGTAGCTATTAAGTTCTTGTCACCCCTCTCAAGTTCCTCATAATTTCATTTTGCATCTACTTCCCTCTTTTTGTACTTCAAATAATGTCATCAATTTCCACAATAACATTTGACCTGCTTTATATTTGCGTAGAATTCCAGTCAATGCTGCATACGAACTTTTATGTGACGTAGCAGCAGATGAAATCTTAAAAATCTCTTCATGCAGGTGATTTCTTCCATCTACCAAGTCTTGATGAGTAGACTTATCTGATACTTATGCTACTGAAGATAGCAAGCACAAGTTGGCCTAGACAACCCATTTATCAAGCAAATGAAGTCTCCCCATTCTATTCATCATACATTCAAACTCTAGAAATCCATTGTAACAAGCAGTACAAGTAAACCCCTGCTTCATACCTTTCATGATCCGTCAAAGGTTTAAATTAACAAACAATTTATGGAGATTAAATTGTAAGTTGGAATAATCAGCAGTAAAAAGGGCAAAAAACATCATGTAAGCAGTAAAGATCACAGCTAATCCCCGTGCAATTTACAAGATTAATGTGGTAAAAGAATATGAATCAATCAAAATTTCAGATAAAATTCTAAGAAATTGGGCGTAGATTAGTATAATGGattcatatagccggccccaatTAATAATAGGAagtttgattgattgattgacaTACTTAGATTTGTAccgaagaagaaaagaaacctGTAAACGAATAATAAATTCCTCCTCTTTATCGACATAAAAATCGTTGAATTTGTCAAGTTCCTCATTGAGAATTCTGACGAACCAGTCCTGCAAGTGCGGCGGAGGTGGAAGCGGAGCAGGAGGATTCTCACCGCCGTCAGGAAGATTATCGCCGGTAGAAGGAAGGTGCTTGAGAAGCTTCTTCAGGGGTTTGTAACACAAATACTTGTCCCTCCATTCGGGTAGGGTTTCTTCTAAATGCGTTGTAAACTCTTTCCCGAATTTCATAACAAGAATTAATCACTCACTTCTTCCAGAAAAACACAACAATCAAATcaatttcatcttatttagaTTAAATAAACAACTGATCAAATAATTTCCTTTTGGGTCTCTAATTGTAATCATGtgatgaaagaacaaagaggaaacatattttattatttattataagatACAATCAGTTATGGTAAACGCAgtgattatattttattttattgcctTTTTGGATTGTTAAGAATATAATGAAGATAACTATGAATGCTACGTATATGCGAGAAATAGTAGAAAAAAAGGTTGCGATGGAGTTGGGAATCTTTTGTTTACAGAATATTAACTCACAACTGACAATTCGTGTTTCTCTTGTTTGTAGGTTTGTAAAGTTAACCAAAAGGCAGAATAGCAAACGCTTTGTGGTGTTGAAAAGTCAACTTGGGAATTTTGTAATGGCTTTTTATGTGCATGAAAGGAATATACTTGTACAAATGGAGATTGACCTGCCAACTTTAGCTGTGTTTGTCCTCTCAACGAGGCAACTGAAACAtgggtgatttttttttctcctcaacGTCACCATCGTCCAACAGTCAGCGTCGCAGTCAATTTCAACCTACCAACACATAAAAACGTTTGATACTTAGTTTAATTTCGTATCAAACTCAATATAAACAAATGACACACAACGTTACAGGTAGTGCCCAacctttttattattatctctcactTAGATATACAAAAAGGAACTCACGAATTTGGAAGGCCTACAAAACTCTTGCTCccttgccttagccaaattcGTCCTACATATATACAACCTACCAGGGCAGTTACAAGCAACTACAAGGGGAGGGATGTGCATGGCATGTGCCAGCATTTACATGGGGATCATGGGAATCATGGCCTACATACAGGGCCTAACATTTCACCCACGTCTGTAAAGCCTTTAGAGAATCGGGCATAACCGTCACATGTGCCTCGCGCATGACTCCTCTGCATGTGCCGCGCGCACGCCTCGTTCACGTGCCTCGCGCGTGCGTTATCCTGATCCTCGCCTCATAGCTTTACGCCAATGTCATGCCATCACCATGCCAACGTTTTGCCATGTCCATCTGCCTTGGTCTAGCCAACGCCTTGCCATGTCCATCTGCCTTGGCCTCGCCAACGCCATGCCAATGCCTTGCCATGTCCATCTGCCTTGGCTTTGCCAATGCCATGCCAACACTTGCCACGTCCATCCGCCTTGGCCCCAGCCAGTCCATGTCAATGCTCATGTTAGCCGGTGCCAACCCTTTGCCTGCACGCATGTCCGCCTGGTGCCATGCGCTTATCGCGCGCATGCCCGACTGGTGACATGCTCCTGTCGCGCCACTGACATTCGTCAAGCTGCTTTGCCAACATCCAAGCATCTTAACTTAGCTGCACACCATGCCATAGGCATGCAACTCCGCACATTATTTGCCATAGCCACATAGGCCCGTGTCAAGGGGCATTGTACAAGCCCTTGACACTGCCCTCGCCCCTTTGCGTCTAGGTTCGAACTTGGGGGTCTAACAAAACCCACGTTTCTACTTTCCCGCACttctttcttctcctttttttttgttaatttttcatttaaatttggaGCAACGAAAAAAGGAGAAATGGAGAGTGAATTAAAAGGTGCGATATCAAATTAGATAGTCCATTAATGAGTTACTAAGATTCTAAAAGGGGAGTAGATTTCAAGtagaaattaaatttaaatactcAACAAACTGagttattaaaattataaatggaGAACTGGATTTCAAGGTTTGAAATTAGATGGTAAAACAACTGAACTGCTAATATTTCCTAGGGAGTGAATTCCAAAATAGAAAGCAATTTAGATAATCAACCAACTAAGTTACTAAAATTTTAAATGTGGAAGTAAATTTTAATGTAGAGATCAAATTTAGACAGACAATCAACTAAACTACTAAGATTACTCTTATTTCATTTTGTTGCATGTATTAatgattaagaaattattagtatttatagtaattcaaaaaatatatgatatatgttgtacaatataattttaacataatttataattaatatgTATTTGCGCCTTAGTTTTGTCATGTCACTTATCAAAAGCAGAAGTGAAAacatttcataaaataaaatgaattgaattaaAGAATGGAAAAGAGCCTAAAATGCACTTAAACTatttaaaatgatataaaaatgtTCATTATCCATTTATTGGGTCTAAAATACCATTGACACccacctttaggtccaaaaatgatcTTTTCTTTAACGAAAAATGGCATTTTAGATCCAATATATGGATGAGGGGCATTTTTGTATCATTTCCAATAGTTCGAgagcattttaggcccttttccatGATTAAAATtctgataaataaattttaatttatcattaattttaattaattaaattttaaccaatagatggtcgccacgtatttaaaaaaaatattcaatttatttttggacctaaaggtggatGACAAGGGcattaattttcagaattttatataataatcagtgggtaaaaaattaaaaattcgaTTTGATGATTctgaaaattaaaaattaaaaatggccTAATATGCactcgaactattgaaaatggtaaaaaaatTTCCCTCATCCATATATTGGGTCTAAAGTGCCCTTTTTCGttagagaaaaaattatttttggacctaaagatGGATGTCAAAGGTATTTTAGGCTCAATAGATGGATGCGTGAcatttttataccattttcaATATTTCAAAGGCAATTTTGGCCTATTTCGATTAATGAATAAGTTATAATctaattagtattttttttccagatcaAAATAGTTTGAACGGTGACACTGCTCcataattgaattaaaaaaatgaaaatggtGACTGACCCAatcttttgaatgaattgatGTGAAGTTTTCCTACTTGGTgggtccaatccaatcaaatgaTGAATAGACTGGAAAAAATTGGTAAACACGATGTGGATTGACCCGTTCATCCCAAAAAGAGAAGTGTCAAAATTAACAAATTCTCTCCTCCATAGCAACGGGAGACCTGCAGCTTTAATACTATGACGACTTCTCAAGTGAGTGTTTTTTCAGCTGAATTTGGTTATCTGTCTGTAAAATTTGGTGTTATGGATTGGAGATGGCCTGACATCTTCAATTTACATCAGCGGATGCTTTTATCACTATCACTAGACTCTTTATTATGGATGTTCTCTGTCTATTTTCCTTTGATTGATTCTAAACGTACTGataaaatcatgaataaaaattttattgtcAGAGAGTTACTTCTACTATTGAGTTATTCCTTAAGGTTTTATGGTCGCCCTCTTTTTCCTGTAGGCAATTAAAAGCAAAAATGTTGAGGACTCTCACTTTGTATCACTTCCATTGTCCTTGCATCCTGAAATGGTCGCCAAGCTCAACAACTTTCAGAACTCTGTTCTTGGAACTAATAAAGTTAATCAAGATgaaattttttatcattattatgtTTAATTTAGCACAGGGGCTCATTGCTTCCTTCATTATGTCGTAATCTATGACTAAATTGACAAATGTTTTTCGACTCAACAGGTTTGGGAATTGAGAAGTCCatttttattaatccaaaaacATTACACTTGACTGTGCAAATGCTGAAGCTTTGGAATACTGATCGAATTGAAGCTGCCGCTGAGGTTTTGCGGGTAAAAGTTTATACTTAGATGACCATTTTATTCCTTTTGTAATATATTTTTGGCTGTCTAACTTTTCAAAATGAATAAATTGCTTTTCATTGTCCTTCCAGTGTGTCTCACCAAAAGTAATTGATGCTTTGGAGAGACGACCTGTCTATATAAGACTGAAGGGCTTGGTAAGTCTTTATCCAAGTTATGTAATGATAGGCTTCTGTAAATTTTTAACTCTGAAACAAACAATGGGTAAATGTGTATTAGAGCCTTCAACCATGCCACTGGTAGCAATATGGACCAATTTGGAATTACGCAAAGCAAATGAACAAAATGATTTAGTACTGCAAAAAGAATCTAATATTATATCTAGTGATTTCATTTTCCTTCCATGTCTTTTTATGGATGCTTCTTCGTTCGGTTGGT
The sequence above is a segment of the Solanum dulcamara chromosome 11, daSolDulc1.2, whole genome shotgun sequence genome. Coding sequences within it:
- the LOC129874373 gene encoding phosphate transporter PHO1 homolog 3-like, which codes for MKFGKEFASQMVPEWQEAYMDYNYLKGVLKDISCFKKKNAPLPEVAATPKGSLKRRISMYRAFSGLQSRFSFKGSPGRSDNEDEEVILVSSLQQEGSQGHHQTMFLMSSEQGGEYEMVFFRRLDDEFNKVITFYKKKVGEVKAEADELSKQMDALIALRIMVDKPSIAMHSDQVMMDPSTNDDSTLSPASVVPTHMRSPGGSHMEAIQEVEMTGEEILEEESTSEKREKAKKNLMGFRPAPIEILDNVKINIDPATPISTLKNVIKCSKANLKFSKDELRKAEEQMKKALVEFYKKLRLLKSYRFLNVLAFSKILKKYDKTTSRKASKSYSDMVDKSDLGNSDEINKLIERVEVTFVKHFVNGNRRKGMKYLRPQAKRETHRVTFFMGLFSGCSIALVAAIVVAIRAGHLLEHVGRGQYMDNIFPLYSLFGYIVLHMLMYGANVYYWKRFRVNYPFIFGFKQGTELGYKQVFLLASGLSVLALAAALSNLDMDMNPTTKSFETMKELIPLLLVFVLILITFCPLNILYRSSRFFLLRTAWHCLCAPLYKVTLPDFILADQLTSQVQAIRSLQFYVCYYVWGNFKTRSSTCQDSSVYQILYIVVAIIPFWSRFIQCLRRLFEEKDSMQGLNSLKYFSTIVALVMRTLYDQKRGTFWKVMAASTSGITTVANTYWDLVIDWGLLQRNSKNPWLRDKLLVPHKIVYFVAIVLDILLRLVWMQLVLDFQELPHLHKKAFVAIVACLEILRRGLWNFFRLENEHLNNVGKYRVSKSVPLPFNYDEDKSM
- the LOC129875228 gene encoding SPX domain-containing protein 4-like, with the protein product MKFGKEFTTHLEETLPEWRDKYLCYKPLKKLLKHLPSTGDNLPDGGENPPAPLPPPPHLQDWFVRILNEELDKFNDFYVDKEEEFIIRLQELKERIERVKEKSGKDGVLTKDSEFSDEVMGIRKDFVAIHGEMVLLKNYSSLNFAGLVKILKKFDKRTGRLLRLPFTQLALDQPFFTTEPLNRLVRECEENLELLFPLEAEVVESDATAGGTTSYASNVSLALPLGEDNVDIYRSTLAAIKAIQGLKKASSTYNPLSFSYIFGNQDNDSTGAITAENSDSDQLVASQSDKDTGQEDSHPPE